From Woronichinia naegeliana WA131, the proteins below share one genomic window:
- a CDS encoding IS110 family transposase has product MSEKEAILGIDISKEKFSAALLKGEKKSQVKEFANNLEGFEQLKKWLEQNQLEKVHACLEATSTYGHSVATYLHSLDHIVSIVNPARIKGFAQRRLSRTKNDQADATTIARFCLALKPQAWTPPSPEMAQLQSYSRRLRALEQMATQEKNRLKTTVDESLIEDIEAHLVFLETQIDNVKKRQKELLNEYSSLKSQADLLTSIVGIGEPTAMTILAEIGDINQFSSARQLAAFAGLTPQEHQSGTSVKGKTRLCKIGNPHLRKALYFPALSSMRHCSPMKDLRERFLEAGKNKMQIVGVVMHKLIRIVYGVLKSGKPFDQTKLALPNVVLEEETDFLPASP; this is encoded by the coding sequence ATGAGCGAAAAAGAAGCCATTCTCGGCATAGATATTAGTAAAGAAAAATTCTCAGCCGCCTTACTCAAAGGAGAGAAAAAAAGTCAGGTTAAAGAATTTGCCAATAACCTTGAAGGGTTCGAGCAACTCAAAAAATGGTTGGAGCAAAACCAACTTGAAAAAGTTCATGCCTGCTTAGAAGCCACCAGTACCTACGGCCATTCAGTAGCAACTTATTTACACAGTTTAGATCACATTGTCAGTATTGTTAATCCTGCCCGAATTAAAGGATTTGCTCAACGTCGCTTGAGTCGAACAAAAAATGATCAAGCCGATGCCACAACTATTGCACGATTCTGTTTGGCACTTAAACCACAAGCCTGGACACCCCCAAGTCCAGAAATGGCGCAATTACAGTCCTATAGTCGTCGTTTAAGAGCTTTAGAGCAGATGGCAACTCAAGAAAAAAATCGTTTAAAAACAACAGTTGATGAGAGTCTCATAGAAGATATTGAAGCTCATCTTGTGTTTCTAGAAACTCAAATTGACAATGTAAAAAAGCGACAAAAAGAATTGTTGAACGAATATAGTTCTCTAAAAAGTCAAGCAGATTTATTGACTTCGATTGTAGGAATTGGTGAGCCGACAGCAATGACCATTCTGGCAGAAATTGGCGATATTAATCAGTTTTCTTCTGCTCGTCAATTAGCCGCATTTGCGGGTTTAACCCCTCAAGAGCATCAATCGGGAACCTCTGTTAAAGGGAAAACTCGGTTGTGTAAAATTGGTAATCCTCATTTACGTAAGGCTCTTTATTTTCCTGCCTTGAGTTCTATGCGTCATTGTTCTCCCATGAAGGATTTGCGAGAACGGTTTTTAGAGGCAGGAAAAAACAAGATGCAGATAGTTGGGGTCGTGATGCACAAACTCATTCGGATTGTTTACGGGGTTCTCAAGTCAGGGAAACCCTTTGACCAGACTAAGTTGGCT